One window of the Paenibacillus beijingensis genome contains the following:
- a CDS encoding LysR family transcriptional regulator yields MLEEMHVFAAVVEQSSMNKASALLNLSQPALSRKIGKMEEELGVKLFRRIGKRLELTRAGELTYEYAVELRRLNRRYLRTLGEFMTTGRSLLTVGASLTTLQTTLPDFIQALTNSHPEIDIKAVTGKTHEIVTLVREKKIGLGLVASVIDDPQLTCVPLFDDHLQLVVPRNRLVAEKNYQSIGDLSGMPMILFSKGTWYRILTDELFEKYHLQPDVRMEIDSFEAILRLLQTCRACTLLPESYLRPQLLADNDLTVVSIPELAESKRTTSLIYSNSEGLLPSVRRWIAETAAHSFRGSLRPDL; encoded by the coding sequence ATGCTCGAAGAAATGCATGTATTCGCTGCGGTCGTCGAACAATCCAGCATGAACAAAGCTTCCGCCCTGCTCAACTTGTCCCAGCCCGCTTTATCGCGAAAAATCGGCAAGATGGAAGAAGAGCTCGGCGTCAAATTGTTCCGGCGGATCGGCAAGCGGCTTGAGCTGACGCGTGCGGGCGAACTGACATACGAATATGCCGTGGAACTGCGCCGGCTGAACCGCCGCTATTTGCGGACGCTCGGAGAATTCATGACGACGGGCCGCTCGCTGCTGACTGTGGGAGCAAGCCTGACGACGCTGCAGACGACGCTGCCGGATTTCATTCAGGCGCTGACGAACAGCCATCCGGAAATCGATATTAAAGCGGTTACAGGGAAAACGCACGAAATCGTCACGCTGGTACGAGAGAAAAAAATCGGCCTCGGCCTGGTCGCTTCCGTCATCGACGATCCGCAGCTCACTTGCGTCCCGCTCTTCGACGATCACCTGCAGCTGGTCGTTCCGCGCAACCGGCTCGTGGCCGAAAAAAATTATCAATCGATCGGCGACCTGAGCGGCATGCCGATGATTTTGTTTTCCAAAGGGACGTGGTACCGGATTTTGACGGACGAGCTGTTCGAAAAATATCATCTGCAGCCGGATGTGCGGATGGAAATCGATTCGTTCGAAGCGATTTTGCGGCTGCTTCAGACGTGCCGGGCGTGCACACTTCTTCCCGAATCCTACCTGCGTCCGCAGCTTCTTGCAGACAACGACCTTACGGTCGTCTCCATTCCGGAGCTGGCGGAGTCCAAAAGGACGACGTCCCTTATCTACAGCAATTCGGAGGGGCTGCTGCCTTCGGTCAGACGCTGGATCGCGGAAACTGCCGCGCACAGCTTCCGCGGCAGCCTGCGGCCCGATCTGTAA